The genomic interval CCAATAGAGCAATAAAATTCACGATATGATACAAATAAAAATCAAGTAATGGATCTAAAATGAGAAAGTCATCTGTGTTCACAAGGCCCGGTTTAAAAAGTGATAAAACAATGATTACGCTACTATATATGATTGTAGCGATTATGAATATAAATGCTAATATGACGAACAAAGAGGATATATATCGCAAATGTGTATTTTTCCCATCATTGATATGTATGAAATTACGATCCATTTCCCTACTCCCTTCACTCTATATCCCATTTCTATCTACACATCATTTTATACAGAAATTAACATATTTTTCAATGAATTTATTATTCTATTCAATCTTTCTAAATAGGAAAGTATAATACAAAAAAACAAACTGATTAATCAGTCTCTTAAATGTTATCTTTATTTTTTTTAATCTTTGATGTGCCTGATGCTTCTTTGACATAATCTGATACATTAAATGTTCGATCAATATCAAGATATGCTTTGCCAACTATTCCGTTAAAACCATTTTCAACAGCTTCTTCCTTATATTTCGTCATATTAAACACCTCCATTCCATCATAGCTTTAACGATGAAGGTGTGACTCATTCACTTTTGTTTCGAACAAAAACAGGATGGCTACTCTTTTGGATTTGTTGGTGGCTTCTTTCTTCTTATTCTTCTAATAATCAAGAATAGAAATAAGAGGAGACCTAAAACTATTATGATCGGTAAGCTTCCTACAATGAAAACGAAAAGTGCAGAGCAAATTTTCAATAAGAAATTCACGCTATTCATGAATTGTTGCTTCGTTTTTTCCCACGTGTTTAACTCATTATTTTCTAATTGGGGCACTTTCACTTTATCTTCTATTACATGGATTGTAACTGTTGCCATATCTATTTTATTATTCAAGTAATTCATTCTGCCTTTAATTTGCTCAATTTCTCCTTGCACAGTCGCTAAATCAGTTGAAATTTTTAATAAATCCTCTGTTTTTTCTGCTTTTTCCATAAAATCCAATAATCGATTCTCAACAACTTGCTTTGATTTTAATCGCGATTCGAGATCAACAAATTCTTCTGTCACATCCTGTCCAGTAATGGATCGATCGACAACTTTTGTACTTTCTTTTTCAACTGATTGTAAAAATGAATCAAATGTACCTTGAGGTATTCGTACCGTTATCATCCCTTCAAGGGATTCGCCATCTCCAGTTGAATACGAATTTGATTCAACGATATATCCATTTGCAGATGTAAGCTGTTGTTTGACTAGCTTCAAAGTATCCTTAAAGCTTACAACTCGAATGGTGAGATTTGCTGAATAGATGACCATCCGATCTTCTGTACTATTTGTATCTATAGATTGATTTGTTTCTTTATCCTCCACTACTACTTGTTCACTGTTTTCTTCTGTTGCTAATTCAGGTTGTTGAATACTGTTCTTAGCTTCGCTCGTCGTGCTGTCTATTTCCCCAACTGTTCCTTCAGCTTTATTACTATCCTCGCTAACACTACTACAACCGCTTATGAACAAAGTAAAGAAAAGTGCAAGAAAAATCATCTTCCTACTATTCATCCCGCCACATCCTTTATGAATTTTGCTACTATTAAAATAGTCGGTGTTGAAATAAGGAATGTTACAAAATTATGACAAAAAAATAAAAAACCGATGAAAACGACTTTGATCTGCCCCAAGAAAGTTAGATTTATTTGATTAAGCGGCTTCCAAGACCTAAGTTCGGTATTCTACCGGGCTTAGGTCTTTTAATTTTGCCTTCATGTGTTTGTGATTATAGTACTCAATATATTGCTTCAATTCCTCTTCAAAATGTTCGATACTATCAAATTCTTGTAAATAAAGCAATTCAGATTTTAACACGCCAAAGAAACTCTCCATCGAATCCACGTACTAAGTTCTGCTTGGTGAACATTTTTCATCCCTCGGAATTTAATTTAAACTTTCTTGTCCATTTAAATAGCGTAATATGATTCGGATTTTTTCTTCTTTTGTAGTTTTAGTCATAAAAACACCCCTTAAATGTTAGATTAGGTGTCTAACTTTTAAGGGGCAGTTCACTTTTCAATCGGCTTTATAATTATTATTCTGTTTTACTTATGTGGCTAAAAGGAAAGAAAATAAATTCTGATTTACCTAAGATACGGTTTTCATCAATCAAACCAAGTCCATTACGGCTATCCATGCTATTAAGACGATTATCTCCCATTACAAAATAACTGTTTTGTGGAACTTCAATATCTTCAAAGTCATTTGTTAATGGCATACCAAATTGTTCAGCTTCCTTTTTATTTCCTTCTAGGTACGGTTCTTTTAACTCTCTGCCATTAACATATACCTTGCCTTCTTCTGCACTTACAATGTCACCTGGAAGACCAATAATTCTTTTAACATAGCGAATATTTTCATCTTCTCCATCGATAATAACAATATCCCCTTTCTCAATGTCACCAATGAATTGCAGTGTTTTATTAACAAACAGACGGTCCCCATCCTTTAAAGTTGGATCCATCGAAGTCCCCTCTACCAAATATGGTTCAAATAAGAAGATCCGAATGATCATTGCAAGCCCTACTGCTAGAATGATTGCCTTTATCCATTCCCATAATTTTGATTTTTGTGTTTCTGTTTCAGTTTGTGACATGATGATCCTCCTATTTTAAACTCTTCTTTCATTATACCTATATTCATTTGTTTATTTACGAAAAAATGAAAAAAAGTCCTTTATCTTTTTTGTTCATTCCTACAAAATGGTAATGGATGTTAAAAAGAAAAAAGCTGAAAAGAGGTGTTCTTGCAATGGAACTAATTTTTAGTATAGTAAGAGTTTTACATATTATTGGTGGATTTACTGCTCTTTTTGTCTTTTGGATTCCTATTGTTACTAAAAAAGGGGGAAAAGTTCATAATACTGTCGGCTGGATTTACGTATATGGCATGATAGTCGTCGCAGTTAGTGCTTTTTATATGGGTTTTTACAAAATATTTTTCGATCCGTCAGCATCAAATGAAGACGTTTCATTTTCATGGTTTCTTATCTTTATTAGTATTTTAAGCTCTGCATCCGCTTACTATGGATTAAGGGTTTTACGATTTAAAACTCGTAAAAAGCCTCATACACACCTGCTTGATATTACATATCCAACACTGTTACTTACATCAGGAATTGGCATTAGTATATATGGATTTTTTCAACATTCCCCTCTACTCTCATGGTTTCCTATTCTAGGTATATTTTTAGGATTGAATCATTTACTCTATTGGCTTCAAAAACCAAAAAGAAACATGCATTGGTTATTTGAACACTTCGCAGGTATGCTTGCATGTAGCATCTCGACATTGACTGCGTTTATTGTCTTTGGTGCACCGAGACTGCTAAACATTGAATCTGTAAATGTCTTCTTGTGGTTTTTACCAACCATAGTGATCACTCCATTAATTATCGCTCTTGGTATTTATTATGGAAGAAAATATAACAAACCAAAAAATTAAAGTTTTTAATGGGAAATTCAATCATTCTTCATAAAGGCTGTTTTCGCATACTTTACACACGAATAACCTAGATTGCGGGCGGCCTCTGAAGTCTCCGCAGGAGTCTCGCTTATCCACAACAATCAACAGCTGTTCGAATTTGTTACTTGCTAAATACTATAAGAGACTTCAAAAAAAAAACAGACAGTTGATATATTTTGATCAACTGTCTATTCTGCTATTTGCTATTTATTTTTCATTAACAGGCTTTTTAAGAATACCTAGCATGATAGCTGTAATAACAGCTCCAATTAAAATAGCTAATAAATAAAGGAAAGGATTACCTTCAACTAAAGGAATGACAAATGCACCGCCGTGTGGCGCCCTTAAACCATTCCCAAAAAACATTGCTAATGCCCCTGCAACTGCTGAACCTGTAACAACAGACGGAATTACTCGAGCTGGATCTGATGCAGCAAACGGTATTGCACCCTCAGTAATAAAAGATGCTCCCATAATATAGCACGTTATTCCTGCTTCTCTTTCACGCTTCGTAAATTTACTGCGGAAACATGTTGTTGCCAGCGCAATTCCTAATGGAGGTACCATTCCTCCAGCCATAACTGCTGCATGCGGTGCAAAATTGCCGGCATCAATCATGGCAATTCCAAATGTAAAAGCTGCTTTGTTAATCGGACCACCCATATCTATTGCCATCATTCCACCGAGAAGCAATCCAAGAAGAATTAAATTACCAGTCCCTAACCCGCCTAAAAAGTCACTAATAAGTACGTTAAGTGCACTAACTGGCTTATTTACAACAAAGAACATAATCATACCAACTGAAAAAATACTAAGCACAGGATATAATAATACTGGCTTAATTCCTTCCAATGAAGCCGGCAAGGTAGATAAAAGTTTTTTGAGTAAAACAACAATATAACCTGCTAAAAATCCTGCAATCAATCCACCTAAGAAACCGGCGCCGCCTTGAGCTGCCATAAAACCTCCGACCATACCAGGTGCAAGTCCCGGGCGGTCAGCAATACTCATAGCGATAAATCCGGCTAATACTGGAATCATTAGTCCAAATGCATTGCCACCCCCGATTGTACTTAAGGCTTCAGCAAATACATTATATGATTCATGATCTGGATTCGCTGATTGAATTCCAAACATAAAGGAAAGGGCAATTAAGATACCTCCGCCGACAACGAATGGCAGCATGTTTGAAACACCATTCATTAAATGTTTATAAAAGCCATTACGTTCAGAACGATGATTATCTTTTTTAGCCTCGCCGCTGCCTTGATAAATTGAAGCTTCTTGATTCATTGCTCGTTCTATTAACTCTTTAGGCTTTCTAAGGCCATCAGCTACAGGGACAATAATGACATGTTTTCCTTTAAATCGCTCCATATCAACCTGCTTATCTGCGGCAACGATAATAGCTGTTGCTTCCTCAATCTCAGCAGGAGTTAAAACATTTTTTGCACCTCCAGAACCGTTCGTCTCTACCTTAATCGGCACATTCATTTCTTTTGCTTTTTCCTTTAGTGCATCTGCCGCCATATAAGTATGAGCGATTCCTGTAGGACAAGCTGTAACTGCCAAAATTTTACCGCTACTAGGTGTTGTTACTTCTTCTTCTTCTTCTTCTTCTTCTTGCTCATCATATTGATCAATAATGGCTAAGATTTCATCAGCAGTTACAGCAGATACTAATTGTTCACGTGCTTCCTGTTTCATCAAAATAGTAGATAATTTTGAAAGAGCCTCTAAGTGTGTGTTATTAGCACCTTCTGTTGCTGCAATCATAAAAAATAAAAAGCTTGGTTGTCCATCAAGTGCTTCATATTCAACACCGCTTTTTGAACGACCAAAAACAATTGCCGGATATTTTACTGCATTTGTCTTTGCATGTGGAATGGCAATACCATCGCCAATACCAGTAGTACTTTGCTGTTCACGTGCAAAGATTGCACGCTTATACTCCTCTTTATCTATAAGCTTTCCTGCTTTATCCAAAACATCAACTAGTTCAGGAATAACATCTGCTTTTGATGTTGATTTAAGATCCAATGTAATCGTATCTTTTGTTAATAATTCTGTAATTCTCACAATTCTTCCCCCTTATACCTTTTTCACTTGAATATGTGGTAATAGCTCTTCTATTTTTTCTTTTGTACATAGTTCAAGCGAAAATGCAGTTGCACTGCCAGCTGCTACACCAAGTTTAAAAGCCTCTTCAAACGAATAATTTTTTGATAAGGCACTTAAAAATCCGCCTACTACTGAATCGCCAGCACCAACAGAATTTAATACCTTACCTTTTGGAACATTGGCAACATATGAATAATCTTCAGTTATTAGCAAAGCACCTTTCTCGGCTAGAGAAACAATGACATGTTTAACCCCTTTTTCAATTAATTTCTTACCATACATAAGTGCTTCTTCAACTGATTTGATTTCTGTTCCAAATAACTCACCAAGCTCGTGGTGATTTGGTTTTATTAAATAAGGCTTTTCAGAGACAACTTGTTTTAGTGCTTCTCCAGAGACATCTGCCACAACTTTGATCCCTTTTTCATTACAAATTAAAATGATTTTTTTATAAATCGAAGCTGGTAACGTACCTGGAATACT from Metabacillus sediminilitoris carries:
- a CDS encoding DUF4349 domain-containing protein produces the protein MNSRKMIFLALFFTLFISGCSSVSEDSNKAEGTVGEIDSTTSEAKNSIQQPELATEENSEQVVVEDKETNQSIDTNSTEDRMVIYSANLTIRVVSFKDTLKLVKQQLTSANGYIVESNSYSTGDGESLEGMITVRIPQGTFDSFLQSVEKESTKVVDRSITGQDVTEEFVDLESRLKSKQVVENRLLDFMEKAEKTEDLLKISTDLATVQGEIEQIKGRMNYLNNKIDMATVTIHVIEDKVKVPQLENNELNTWEKTKQQFMNSVNFLLKICSALFVFIVGSLPIIIVLGLLLFLFLIIRRIRRKKPPTNPKE
- the lepB gene encoding signal peptidase I; the encoded protein is MSQTETETQKSKLWEWIKAIILAVGLAMIIRIFLFEPYLVEGTSMDPTLKDGDRLFVNKTLQFIGDIEKGDIVIIDGEDENIRYVKRIIGLPGDIVSAEEGKVYVNGRELKEPYLEGNKKEAEQFGMPLTNDFEDIEVPQNSYFVMGDNRLNSMDSRNGLGLIDENRILGKSEFIFFPFSHISKTE
- a CDS encoding DUF2306 domain-containing protein: MELIFSIVRVLHIIGGFTALFVFWIPIVTKKGGKVHNTVGWIYVYGMIVVAVSAFYMGFYKIFFDPSASNEDVSFSWFLIFISILSSASAYYGLRVLRFKTRKKPHTHLLDITYPTLLLTSGIGISIYGFFQHSPLLSWFPILGIFLGLNHLLYWLQKPKRNMHWLFEHFAGMLACSISTLTAFIVFGAPRLLNIESVNVFLWFLPTIVITPLIIALGIYYGRKYNKPKN
- a CDS encoding PTS fructose transporter subunit IIABC; translated protein: MRITELLTKDTITLDLKSTSKADVIPELVDVLDKAGKLIDKEEYKRAIFAREQQSTTGIGDGIAIPHAKTNAVKYPAIVFGRSKSGVEYEALDGQPSFLFFMIAATEGANNTHLEALSKLSTILMKQEAREQLVSAVTADEILAIIDQYDEQEEEEEEEEVTTPSSGKILAVTACPTGIAHTYMAADALKEKAKEMNVPIKVETNGSGGAKNVLTPAEIEEATAIIVAADKQVDMERFKGKHVIIVPVADGLRKPKELIERAMNQEASIYQGSGEAKKDNHRSERNGFYKHLMNGVSNMLPFVVGGGILIALSFMFGIQSANPDHESYNVFAEALSTIGGGNAFGLMIPVLAGFIAMSIADRPGLAPGMVGGFMAAQGGAGFLGGLIAGFLAGYIVVLLKKLLSTLPASLEGIKPVLLYPVLSIFSVGMIMFFVVNKPVSALNVLISDFLGGLGTGNLILLGLLLGGMMAIDMGGPINKAAFTFGIAMIDAGNFAPHAAVMAGGMVPPLGIALATTCFRSKFTKREREAGITCYIMGASFITEGAIPFAASDPARVIPSVVTGSAVAGALAMFFGNGLRAPHGGAFVIPLVEGNPFLYLLAILIGAVITAIMLGILKKPVNEK
- the pfkB gene encoding 1-phosphofructokinase, whose amino-acid sequence is MIYTVTLNPSVDYIVSVEHFEIGSLNRTAADTKFPGGKGINVSRVMNRLGVESNALGFIGGFTGTFVEDFLKNEHIQTNFIKVSGDTRINIKLKTEEETEINGQGPIITESHQEEFFEAFYKMNKDDIVVLAGSIPGTLPASIYKKIILICNEKGIKVVADVSGEALKQVVSEKPYLIKPNHHELGELFGTEIKSVEEALMYGKKLIEKGVKHVIVSLAEKGALLITEDYSYVANVPKGKVLNSVGAGDSVVGGFLSALSKNYSFEEAFKLGVAAGSATAFSLELCTKEKIEELLPHIQVKKV